The window CATGGCCGCGCCGATGCGATCCTTCACGCTTGCGGCGGGATTGAAATATTCAAGCTTTGCCAAAATGGTCGCGTTCACGCCGTGCATGCCCGGCAGCCGGCGCAAGCGCACGATCGGCGTGTCGCCAAAAGCATCGACGATCGAGTCATAGATCCGGCCGCGGCCGGGTTGGTGCGCTGCACCCGTGGTGGACGATGCGTCCATGATGAACTCCCTGTGGCGACGATTGTGCTTCTGTCGCAGCTCTTGCGCAGTTAGAGACAGCCTGCGGCGACACGCAAGCGACATTGCGGCACATGTTAAATACGCTGCATCGCAAAATCGCGTGAACTGCAATTATCAGAAAACCAACGCATTTGTGTTGCGACCTCGTCAACTGATTCTGCTTATGTTAGACTTAGGTCTCAAAGCTGGGAGGTCACCACGATGTCAGCAGTCGCTGAAGTGTTGTCGACCGTCGCACCGAACCGCGCTCCGCGTTGCAGTGAGTTGCCGGCCTGTCCCGTCTGCGCCGACTCCATGATCGCCGCCGAAGGTTCTGCGTATCTGTCGGAACACGTGATCAGCTATCTCTGGACCTGCGACAATTGCGGCTACGGCTTCGTGACCAAGCACTCCGTCAAGCAGCGCCTCGTCTGCAACTGACGTTTTGCACTTGACCTAGCGCGGGGCGATGTCGCCCCTCGCCCAGTCCTCGCGCGTACGCCGATAGAACTCCTCGAACGTGCCCTGTGCGATCGCGTCCCTGATGCCCTGCATCAGGAACTGGTAGTAAGCGATATTGATCTCGGACAGCAGCATCGCGCCCAGCGTCTCGCCCGCCTTGACGAGATGGTGCAAATAGGCGCGCGCGTAGCTGCGTGCCGACGGCCATGAGCTCTCTTCGTCGAGCGGACGGGGATCATCGGCGTGGCGGGCGTTGCGCAAATTGACCTGGCCGAAGCGTGTGAAGGCAACGCCATGCCGGCCATTGCGCGTCGGCATCACGCAATCGAACATATCGATGCCGCGCTTGACCGCCTCGAGGATGTCGTCCGGTGTGCCGACGCCCATCAGATAGCGCGGCCGCTCTCTCGGCAGCAGCGGCGCGGTCTCGTCGATCATCGCCAGCATCACCGCCTGCGGCTCGCCGACGGCGAGGCCCCCAATCGCATAACCATGGAAACCGATCTCGACGAGGCCTTGCGCGCTGGCATGGCGAAGCTGGGGTATGTCGCCGCCCTGCACGATGCCGAACAGCATGTAGCCGTCGGGCGCGGTCTCGAAGGCGCGCTTGCTTCGCTCGGCCCAGCGCAGCGACAATTGCATCGCGCGATCGATGTCGGCGCGCTCGGCAGGCAGTCGCACGCATTCGTCCATCTGCATGGCGATGTCGGAGCCGAGCAAACGCTGCACCTCGATCGAGCGCTCCGGCGACAGCTCGACCTTGGCGCCGTCGATATGCGAACGGAACGTCACGGCCTGCTCGCTGACCTTGCGCAAATCCGCCAGCGACATCACCTGGAAGCCGCCGGAATCCGTCAGCATCGGCCCGTTCCAGCCGGTGAATGTCTGCAAGCCGCCAAGTGCTGCGATCCGCTCGGCGCCGGGGCGCAGCATCAGATGATAGGTATTGCCGAGCACGATGTCGGCACCCGCCTCACGCACCTCGCGCCAGTGCATGCCCTTCATTGCGCCGGCGGTGCCGACCGGCATGAAGGCGGGTGTGCGCACCACGCCGTGCGGCGTGGTTAGGCGCCCGGTGCGCGCGGCGCCATCCTTGGCGAGCAGTTCGAAATGGTTGGGCAGACCGGTGTCAGGACGATTCATGACGGTGCTTATTGCGTGTCGGAGCGGGCCGATCAACCCGCTCAGGCGATGCCTCGGCCAGCTTATGCATCAGACCGGAACAACGGACACCAATATTGGGGACACGAAATTGTGCGCCGGCGGCGCTTGTTGAACAAAACGATACAGTGTAGTTTTATCTTGGGGCTGGACGAGCTGCCGCGGCGATTTGCCGGCGGCGGTAGATGCGTGATCGCCAGCCACCGACAATGCCCTTCCCTTCAAGTTCGATTGACACGGCCGGCCGTTCGCAGGGCTGGGCAAGGCAGACCGGCGCCCGCCTGTTCGGATGGCTGGTCCTGACGTGTAGTCTGGCGCTCGGCGCCTGCACCTCCCTGCCCCGCACGCCCTATACGGCCACCGAAGCCAGCACATCGCGCGTGCTCGATATCGACGGCCTGCGGCGCTACGCCGACGAACCCATCACGAAATTCAGCTTCGAGAAGGACACCAGTACCGCGAGCAAGTCCTATCTGGCGCTGTCAGGCGGCGGTGCCGATGGCGCCTACGGTGTCGGCGTGCTGAACGGCTGGACCGCGGCCAGAACCCGTCCCACCTTCTCGGTCGTCTCCGGCGTGAGCACCGGCGGCCTGATCGCAC of the Bradyrhizobium sp. WSM1417 genome contains:
- the tgt gene encoding tRNA guanosine(34) transglycosylase Tgt, which codes for MNRPDTGLPNHFELLAKDGAARTGRLTTPHGVVRTPAFMPVGTAGAMKGMHWREVREAGADIVLGNTYHLMLRPGAERIAALGGLQTFTGWNGPMLTDSGGFQVMSLADLRKVSEQAVTFRSHIDGAKVELSPERSIEVQRLLGSDIAMQMDECVRLPAERADIDRAMQLSLRWAERSKRAFETAPDGYMLFGIVQGGDIPQLRHASAQGLVEIGFHGYAIGGLAVGEPQAVMLAMIDETAPLLPRERPRYLMGVGTPDDILEAVKRGIDMFDCVMPTRNGRHGVAFTRFGQVNLRNARHADDPRPLDEESSWPSARSYARAYLHHLVKAGETLGAMLLSEINIAYYQFLMQGIRDAIAQGTFEEFYRRTREDWARGDIAPR